A region from the Dinoroseobacter shibae DFL 12 = DSM 16493 genome encodes:
- a CDS encoding citrate lyase subunit alpha gives MTTPLGLLLPVGNPAPALSVLPPRADAGDGRKLRPGLEVVFDELGIADGRTLSFHHHYRDGDRVVVEVMRLARERGLKGLTICPSSIFPTHSSLVPLLEDGTITSIVTDYMRGPVADWITAHPGRVTVLLQSHGGRARAISSGQLKIDVAFVGASLADRRGNLTGRAGALACGPLGYPAVDAQYAKATVGMAHDVTDAALPRVDIPARFVDLVVPFERPGDANRIRSGSTVPSETPLSRGIAERSSDIIAAAGLLTEEFALQSGAGGYSLAAVPHVGSLLAAQGMRGAFMSGGITSAHVELLRAGVFRAIRDVQCFDLEAVRSAIENPDHQMMTAAEYASPLHPNPCVDDLSVMLLGAVEVDFGFNVNVVSGTDGRILGGPGGHPDAARGADLSIVLTSLTGGGFAKIVPAVRCVSTPGVDVDVVVTEAGFAINPARADLVARLTRAGLKPVEIEDLARIAGAQAAHSPAPLAERPSVHIERRDGLILDWV, from the coding sequence GTGACAACGCCGCTCGGCTTGCTCCTGCCGGTCGGCAACCCGGCACCGGCCCTGTCCGTGTTGCCGCCGCGCGCCGACGCCGGGGACGGTCGGAAACTGCGCCCGGGTCTGGAGGTCGTGTTCGACGAGCTCGGGATTGCGGATGGCCGGACCCTGTCCTTTCACCATCACTACCGCGACGGCGACCGGGTGGTTGTCGAGGTGATGCGACTTGCGCGGGAACGCGGGTTGAAGGGGCTCACGATCTGCCCGAGTTCGATCTTTCCGACCCATTCCAGCCTGGTTCCGTTGCTCGAAGATGGCACGATCACAAGCATCGTGACCGACTACATGCGGGGTCCCGTAGCCGATTGGATAACGGCGCATCCCGGACGTGTCACGGTCCTGCTGCAGAGCCATGGGGGGCGCGCGCGGGCCATCTCATCGGGCCAGTTGAAGATCGATGTCGCCTTTGTCGGCGCGTCCCTGGCAGACCGCAGGGGGAACCTGACGGGGCGGGCAGGCGCCCTGGCTTGCGGACCGCTTGGCTACCCGGCGGTCGATGCGCAGTATGCAAAGGCCACGGTGGGCATGGCCCATGACGTGACCGACGCCGCGCTGCCCCGCGTGGATATTCCCGCCCGGTTTGTGGATCTCGTCGTGCCGTTCGAGCGCCCCGGAGACGCCAACCGCATCCGGTCCGGGTCGACCGTGCCGAGCGAGACGCCGTTGTCGCGCGGCATCGCAGAGCGGAGTTCGGACATCATCGCGGCGGCGGGGCTGCTGACCGAAGAGTTCGCCCTTCAAAGCGGGGCGGGGGGCTATTCCCTCGCCGCGGTGCCGCATGTGGGATCCTTGTTGGCAGCGCAGGGCATGCGCGGCGCCTTCATGTCGGGCGGGATCACGTCGGCCCATGTGGAGCTTCTGAGGGCCGGTGTCTTTCGCGCGATCCGGGATGTGCAGTGTTTCGACCTCGAAGCCGTACGCTCGGCGATCGAGAACCCCGATCACCAGATGATGACAGCCGCCGAATATGCCAGCCCGCTGCACCCGAACCCCTGCGTGGACGACTTGTCGGTCATGCTGCTGGGCGCGGTCGAGGTGGATTTCGGCTTCAACGTAAATGTGGTCAGCGGCACGGATGGCCGGATCCTCGGTGGGCCGGGCGGGCATCCCGATGCGGCCCGGGGGGCGGATCTGAGCATCGTCTTGACGTCGTTGACGGGCGGCGGGTTTGCCAAGATCGTCCCCGCCGTGCGCTGCGTTTCGACGCCGGGCGTGGATGTGGATGTGGTGGTTACCGAAGCCGGTTTTGCCATCAACCCGGCCCGTGCGGACCTGGTCGCCCGTTTGACGCGGGCGGGACTGAAGCCGGTAGAGATCGAGGATCTCGCGCGCATCGCCGGGGCCCAGGCTGCGCACAGCCCCGCACCCCTTGCCGAGCGTCCGTCCGTCCATATCGAGCGCCGCGATGGCCTGATCCTCGATTGGGTGTAG
- a CDS encoding GMC family oxidoreductase — MGYFRSAGHGALERAVFDYRQGAMSRRDFLRRAMALGATAGMAGALATAWSGTAIAQSSTTAPQPDGEYDFIVIGTGSAGAACVYQLAQTGARILVLEAGRNDDLEEVHDSRLWAASLGTDATKWFETLPSSHTDGRNHMWPRGNVLGGTSALNAMVYARGHRTDFDVWETMGATGWSYEDVLPHFMAMESYEPGGENRGTSGPIFVSQPQDPHRHEGAVAFMDAAAGLGYKETPSFNSDRMSGQAWIDFNIKDQRRQSSAVAFLRPAIENGNITLLTDAPVQKLTLEGTKCTGVTYLHNGAPVSVRAANEVILSAGAIDSPRLLMLSGIGIASDLRQVGIDAVVDLPVGVGLQDHILGAGVNYEAKGPVPVSHYNHSEVYMWERSDPGLRSPDMIALYVSVPFASTGHKLDYEHGYCILSGVATPQSRGYVKLASDDIADAPIIETNYLAEEQDWKSYRAATELCRELGASDAYAEFRKRESLPQKDGELTDAEWRDFLSASVNTYFHPTSTCQIGKVVEPDLRVKGIEGLRVADASVMPQITTSNTNAPTMMIGWRAGDMISKAT, encoded by the coding sequence ATGGGATATTTTCGATCCGCAGGACATGGCGCACTGGAGCGCGCTGTCTTTGACTACCGCCAGGGCGCCATGAGCCGACGCGATTTCCTGCGCCGTGCAATGGCGCTGGGGGCGACCGCCGGCATGGCCGGTGCGCTCGCGACAGCCTGGTCCGGCACGGCAATCGCGCAGTCTTCGACCACCGCGCCGCAGCCCGACGGGGAATACGACTTCATCGTGATCGGCACGGGCTCCGCCGGGGCCGCTTGCGTGTATCAACTGGCTCAGACAGGCGCGCGGATCCTCGTGCTCGAAGCCGGGCGCAACGACGACCTCGAAGAGGTCCATGACAGCCGCCTGTGGGCTGCGTCCCTTGGCACCGACGCCACGAAATGGTTCGAAACCCTGCCCTCCAGCCATACGGATGGACGCAATCACATGTGGCCGCGCGGCAATGTGTTGGGCGGGACATCTGCCTTGAACGCGATGGTCTATGCGCGCGGGCACAGGACCGATTTCGACGTCTGGGAGACGATGGGTGCCACCGGTTGGAGCTATGAAGACGTACTACCGCATTTCATGGCGATGGAAAGCTATGAGCCCGGGGGCGAGAACCGCGGCACCAGCGGCCCGATCTTTGTCAGCCAACCCCAGGACCCACACCGCCACGAAGGGGCCGTCGCGTTCATGGATGCCGCGGCGGGGCTGGGATACAAAGAAACGCCGTCCTTCAACTCCGATCGGATGTCCGGTCAGGCCTGGATCGATTTCAACATCAAGGACCAGCGGCGTCAGTCGTCTGCAGTCGCATTCCTGCGCCCGGCGATCGAGAACGGCAACATCACGCTGCTGACCGATGCCCCGGTCCAGAAGCTGACCCTGGAGGGCACGAAATGCACCGGGGTCACCTACCTGCACAACGGCGCGCCCGTCAGCGTCCGGGCGGCGAACGAGGTGATCCTCTCGGCCGGGGCCATCGACAGCCCCAGGCTGCTGATGCTGTCGGGGATCGGCATCGCGTCCGACCTCAGGCAGGTCGGGATCGACGCCGTCGTCGACTTGCCGGTTGGTGTCGGGCTCCAGGACCACATTCTCGGCGCAGGTGTGAACTACGAAGCCAAGGGCCCCGTGCCGGTCAGCCATTACAACCACTCCGAAGTCTACATGTGGGAACGATCGGATCCGGGCCTGCGGTCACCCGACATGATCGCGCTCTATGTTTCGGTGCCCTTCGCCTCTACCGGTCACAAGCTGGATTACGAGCACGGCTACTGCATTCTCTCGGGCGTCGCGACGCCGCAATCGCGCGGCTACGTCAAGCTGGCGTCTGACGACATCGCGGATGCCCCGATCATCGAGACCAATTACCTGGCCGAGGAACAGGATTGGAAGTCCTACCGTGCCGCGACCGAGCTGTGCCGCGAGTTGGGCGCCTCGGACGCTTATGCCGAGTTCCGCAAGCGCGAGAGCCTGCCGCAGAAGGACGGGGAGCTGACGGATGCCGAATGGCGCGACTTCCTCTCCGCGTCGGTCAACACCTATTTCCACCCCACATCCACATGCCAGATCGGCAAGGTGGTGGAGCCGGATCTGCGCGTGAAAGGCATTGAGGGCCTGCGAGTTGCGGATGCGTCCGTCATGCCGCAGATCACCACCTCCAACACCAACGCGCCGACCATGATGATCGGTTGGCGCGCGGGTGACATGATCTCCAAAGCAACCTAG
- a CDS encoding SDR family oxidoreductase, with product MTETNTSRRLSGKTAIVTGAASGFGREIARRFVREGARVAIVDLNGEGAKAVADALQQNAIAVTCDVSKGADVSRAVQETIDAFGRVDIAINNAGWSHRNQPALDVDFETFKRVYEVNVDSIFHATHALVPHWRDIGGGVMINVGSTAGIRPRPGLSWYNSSKGAVNMMTKTLAVELAPDRVRVCGLAPVMGATPLLETFMGMPDTPENRAKFLGTIPLGRLCEPEDMANAALYLASDEANFITGVILEVDGGRTV from the coding sequence ATGACGGAAACGAACACTTCGAGACGCCTGTCGGGCAAAACCGCGATCGTGACGGGTGCCGCCTCCGGGTTCGGTCGCGAGATTGCCCGCCGGTTCGTGCGTGAAGGCGCCCGGGTGGCGATCGTGGACCTGAACGGCGAAGGCGCAAAGGCCGTCGCCGACGCGTTGCAGCAGAATGCCATCGCGGTCACCTGCGATGTCTCCAAGGGCGCGGATGTTTCGCGGGCCGTCCAAGAAACGATCGACGCTTTCGGGCGCGTGGATATCGCCATCAACAACGCAGGCTGGAGCCACCGCAATCAGCCCGCGCTGGATGTGGATTTCGAGACTTTCAAACGCGTTTATGAAGTCAATGTGGACAGCATCTTTCATGCCACCCATGCTCTGGTGCCCCATTGGCGTGACATCGGGGGCGGCGTGATGATCAATGTGGGCTCCACCGCGGGTATCCGACCGCGCCCGGGTCTGAGTTGGTACAATAGCTCGAAGGGGGCCGTGAACATGATGACCAAGACACTCGCCGTGGAACTGGCCCCCGACCGGGTAAGGGTCTGCGGTCTGGCCCCGGTCATGGGCGCGACGCCCTTGCTCGAGACCTTCATGGGAATGCCGGACACGCCGGAGAACCGCGCGAAGTTCCTCGGCACCATTCCGTTGGGGCGCCTGTGCGAGCCAGAAGACATGGCCAATGCGGCGCTCTACCTGGCCTCTGACGAAGCGAATTTCATCACCGGCGTCATCCTGGAGGTCGATGGCGGGCGGACGGTCTGA
- a CDS encoding aldehyde dehydrogenase family protein, translating to MNTQAEVKRSFPCIIGCAAEFADHRPRIDVTNPATGEKIAQIPACGPDEVDRAVTAARRAFEDGEWSRLTAVDRGRLLHKLGEAITAHGQELAEWEAKDTGKPLAQARADMVAAARYFEYYGAAADKVHGETIPFLSGYQVQTIFEPYGVTGHIIPWNYPAQMFGRSCAPALAMGNAVVLKPAEDACLTPLRIAELALEVGFPGGAINVVTGYGQEAGAALTTHRDVDFLSFTGSPEVGVMIQTAAARNHIGCTLELGGKSPQIVFADADLDAAIPVLLNGIVQNGGQTCSAGSRALIQRDIFDAVLARLKAGFEALTAAPWQENGNLGPLISHKQKRRVEGFIAEGGGADAPLVARGRIAASASEAGSFVAPALFGPVIEGHVLAREEVFGPVLSCIPFTDEADAIRIANATDYGLVASVWSADGGRQMRLAKRLRVGQVFLNCYGAGGGIELPFGGMRKSGHGREKGFAALHEFSQIKTVVQNHG from the coding sequence ATGAACACGCAGGCCGAAGTGAAAAGGTCTTTCCCCTGTATCATCGGCTGCGCAGCCGAGTTCGCAGACCATCGTCCTCGCATCGACGTGACAAACCCTGCGACGGGCGAGAAGATCGCCCAGATCCCGGCATGCGGCCCCGACGAGGTCGACCGGGCGGTGACCGCAGCCCGCAGAGCCTTCGAGGATGGGGAATGGTCCAGGCTCACGGCCGTTGACCGGGGCCGCCTGCTGCACAAGCTGGGCGAAGCCATCACCGCCCATGGGCAGGAGCTTGCCGAATGGGAGGCGAAGGATACCGGGAAGCCTCTGGCACAGGCCCGGGCCGATATGGTCGCCGCAGCCCGCTATTTCGAGTATTACGGCGCCGCGGCGGACAAGGTGCATGGCGAGACCATCCCGTTCCTGTCGGGCTATCAAGTTCAGACGATCTTCGAACCCTACGGGGTCACGGGGCATATCATTCCTTGGAACTATCCCGCGCAGATGTTCGGACGCTCCTGCGCACCTGCACTGGCCATGGGCAACGCGGTGGTTCTCAAACCGGCCGAAGATGCTTGCCTGACGCCCCTGCGCATCGCCGAACTGGCGCTGGAGGTCGGGTTTCCGGGGGGCGCGATCAATGTCGTCACCGGATATGGCCAGGAGGCGGGGGCGGCGCTCACCACCCACCGCGACGTGGATTTCCTGTCGTTCACCGGCTCGCCCGAGGTCGGCGTCATGATCCAGACCGCCGCGGCGCGGAATCATATCGGCTGCACTCTGGAACTTGGCGGCAAGTCGCCGCAGATCGTCTTTGCAGATGCCGATCTCGACGCGGCTATCCCGGTTTTGCTGAACGGGATCGTGCAAAATGGCGGGCAGACATGCTCCGCCGGGTCGCGCGCGCTGATCCAGCGCGATATTTTTGATGCGGTGCTGGCCAGGCTGAAGGCCGGGTTCGAAGCGCTGACCGCCGCACCCTGGCAGGAGAACGGCAATCTCGGCCCCTTGATCTCGCACAAACAGAAACGTCGCGTCGAAGGCTTCATCGCCGAGGGCGGTGGTGCGGACGCGCCTCTGGTCGCCCGGGGCAGGATCGCCGCTAGCGCCTCCGAGGCGGGCAGCTTCGTGGCCCCAGCCCTGTTTGGCCCCGTGATCGAGGGCCATGTGCTGGCCCGAGAAGAGGTCTTCGGCCCGGTCCTGTCCTGCATTCCGTTCACCGACGAGGCAGACGCGATCCGCATTGCCAACGCCACCGACTACGGTCTGGTCGCAAGTGTCTGGAGCGCGGATGGCGGTCGCCAGATGCGGCTCGCCAAACGTCTGCGCGTCGGACAGGTCTTTCTCAATTGCTACGGCGCGGGCGGCGGGATCGAGTTGCCGTTTGGCGGCATGCGCAAGTCCGGCCATGGCCGAGAAAAGGGCTTCGCAGCGCTGCACGAGTTCTCACAGATCAAGACAGTGGTACAGAATCATGGCTGA